One genomic window of Lepeophtheirus salmonis chromosome 5, UVic_Lsal_1.4, whole genome shotgun sequence includes the following:
- the LOC121118835 gene encoding uncharacterized protein → MNKMRNLGLLCLVSLMIIVLIEARGLGSGKQDEGVIMSPPEFDQAMKYLFNFDRYYADVGYPRERREGVASALKKLSQIRHHYSDAGRPRFGKRGVMGIWSPTTILDPSES, encoded by the exons ATGAACAAAATGAGAAACCTTGGACTTTTATGCCTCGTCTCCTTGATGATCATTGTATTGATTGAGGCACGTGGACTGGGAAGTGGAAAACAAGATGAGGGAGTCATCATGTCCCCGCCAGAGTTTGACCAAGCTATGAAAtacctttttaattttgatcGATATTATGCGGACGTGGGATATCCAAG GGAGAGACGAGAAGGCGTTGCATCCGCTCTTAAAAAGCTCTCACAGATTAGACATCATTATTCTGATGCTGGAAGACCTAG ATTCGGAAAGCGAGGGGTGATGGGTATTTGGAGCCCTACTACAAT atTGGATCCGTCTGAATCATAA